The Gemmatimonas phototrophica region CTTGATGTGGGGGCCCGACTGCTGGTGTCGGAAACGGGCACGGTAGCTGATGTGGCGTACGCCGTGGGTTTCAACAGTGTGTCGTATTTCTGTCAGTGCTTTCAGCAGCAGTTTGGCGAAACGCCGGCCACGTATCGTTCGCGTCAGGTTGAAGCGCGAGGGTAGGTCGCCGCACGAAGGGTGTTGACGGGTGGTGGTGGATTCATCAGTGCCCACAGATGCCAATGGGGAGACCATGTACGCCGTCTATCAGAGCACCGGGTCCGGCGGCAACGAGCCGCGCACCAGTCCCTCCGCCCGCCTGGCGTTGGAGCTGCGCATTCTCGATGCCGACTACGCATCGCACCAGCCAGCACCGCAGCATGGTGTGCCCTCGGCGTCGGACGGAACCGGTCCGCTGGTGCTGGTGGTCTCTGGTGATGCCGACGTGCGCAACTATGTCCAGGAGCACTTGCAGACGCGCCCGGAATGGCGGACGGTGGAAGCCGACAGTGTGGCGCACGCCATCGAATTGCTGAAAACGCAGCGCCCGACGGTGCTGGTGCTCGATGCTCCCGAGGCCACCTTGCTCACGCACCAGGGGCCAGCCCGCTCTGGTCAGCTCCCGGTGGTCTTACTCGCCGATGCCTTTCCGGCGCACTTCGAAGCGCGCCAGGCCACGCAGGTGCTGCTACCGTGGCCGTTCGAGGTGAACGATCTTGTCAACACGGTCGCCCGGTTGGTTGGGCAGTACTAATAACGGGACGGCCCGGACCTTCATCCCCCGAGACATTGCTGCAGCATGGCGCGCAGTTCGGGGGTCGTGAAGGGTTTGGAAAGAATACCGCTCACGCCGGGATGCCCTTCGGGTGCCGTCTCGCCCGGATCGAGATTGCCGGTCATCACCAACACCGGTAGGGCCGGGCGTCGCGCGTGCACCTGGGCAGCGACTTCCCATCCCGACAGGACGGGCATGGACAGGTCGGTCAGTACCATCGCCGGGGCCGGTGTCAGCGTGTCAAACGCCTGCAGCAATTCTTCGGGCGTCGCGAAGCGGGTCACCTGATAGCCCAACCGCTCAATCAGCCGCGACGTGGCGCGCAGAACGGCCGGTTCGTCGTCAACCACGAGGATGTGCTGCGCGGGACCATTGGCGATGATGGGGGGGTGACTCGCCACTTGGGTGGCCACCGCGCTTGCCGGGGCAACCGCCGGTAGCAGCACCGCCATACGGGTGCCAACGCCCAGCGTACTTTCGCCGCGCATCACCCCACCCAGTCCGGTTACGGTCGCGTGCACCGTCGCGAGCCCAAGTCCCGTGCCATGCCCGGGGCGCTTGGTGGTAAAGAATGGCTCAAAGACGCGAGCAAGGGTGTCGCTACTCATGCCGATGCCGGTGTCTGACACCGTCAGCACCACGACGCGATCCGCCTGCTCCAGCAGCGTGTCGTGCAGATCCTCTCCGCCCAATCGCACATCAACCGTAATCGTTACCACGCCTCCGTCCTGCATGGCGTGCGATGCATTCGTGACGAGGTTGAGCAGCACTTGCTGCAGCTCCGCCGGCTCCGCCATGATATGGGCTGTCTGCATCACGTTGGTATGCAACGCGACCGATGATGGCAGAACGGCACGCAACAGGCGCTCACTCTCACCCACCAACGTCCCCAGATCGACGATTTCCCGCAGCCCTTGTGGTGGACGGGCGAAGCTGAGAATGCGTCGCACCAGCAAGCGGGCCCGGCTTGTTGTGATCAGAATATCGTCCAGCAGCGTGTGCGCTTCGTGCCCCTCGGCGAGCGTGCGGCGCGCATACTCGGCGCTGCTGACAATTGGCTGCAACAGATTGTTGAAATCGTGCGCAATGCCGCCGGTGAGCGTGCCGAGCGCGGCGAGGCGCTCCCGGCGATCGGCCTCGACTTCGGCGGCGCGACGGGCGGTGGCCTCGCGGGCCAACCCGTCAAAGAGGTAGCCGGCCGAAATGGCCACCAGTGCGCCCAGCGTGATCACACTGGCCGAACTGACCCACCAGAGGGGCGCCGCGAACGGGGTCGCCGCCGTCCAGGGCATGACGTTCAGCGGGATGATGAGGCCAAGGGTCAGTAGAATGGCCGTGGTGACGCCCACCGCCCAGAAGCCGGCCCCTACGCCGAGCAGCACACTGGCGAAGATGGGGAAGCAGAGCAGCCACGGAAAACCGGCGGCCACAAAGCCAAAATTGTAGAGGAAGAACAGGCCGAGCAGGGCCGGGAGGCAGACGAGCGCGCCGGCCCGCAGCGCGTAGGGCCATCGTCGCGCCACGGTGATGAGCACCACCAGCCCGTACACCAGGGTGTCCACGATGACGACCGTGAACACGCCGTTGGCCACCGCCACCGAGACCCCAACCGCGTAGGCCATGAATCCGAAGACGCAGACGCCCAACAGCAATGCGGCGAGAATGCGCTGCCGCCACGCTTCCAGTGGGGAGCCTTCGGGACGGGCAATCCACTCGAGGACGCGGCGAAGCTGCCGGCTGACCGCTTTCACGTCAGCGGGTCGTATTGAGGTTGTAGCGCATGATGCCCGCGTGCGGCCCGTGCGGGTCGCGCTCAAGTGTGTACACATCGCCGCGCGGACCGGGAGCGGCGGCCAGATGCGCGTTGAGCGCGGCACGCTCGGCCGCTGACAGCGAGAGTGCGAGCGCGGCGCAGGTGGCGGGGAGGTGGGCCGCGTGGCGCGCACCGACAATGACCCCGGCCACCGGCGCTTCGTCGAGCACGGCGCGAATGGCCACCGCGCCAATGGTGGTGTCATGGGTGGTGGCAATGGCGTGCATGGTGCGCAGCAGTGCCTGAAATGCCTCCCAGCCTCCAAACTCGTCGATGATGAGTTTGTATTTGACGAGCGAGCGGTTCTCGAACGGTTCGGTGGGCTCCGGAGCCCCCAGCCACCGCTCATGAAAGAACCCGCCCGCCAGGGCGCCGTAGCAGAGCAGGCCAATGTGTTCGGCCGTGCACAGCGCCGCCATGTCGCCAAGCGCGCGCCGGTCGAGGAGTGACAACTGCACCTGATGGGACACCAGCGCGACGCCGGCCTCGCGCATGCTGCGGACGTGCGGCGTATCGAAGTTGGTCAGGCCAAGGTGACGGATCTTTCCTTCCCGTCGCATGGCATCGAGGTGCACGGCCGCTTCGAGCCACCCGGGGGTGTTGTAGTCCCACCAGTGGAACTGCACGAGATCGAGGGTGTCCACCCCCAGACGCTGGCGCGATCGATCAATAAGTGCTTCGAGCTGCGAGCGCGTGATGGTGGCGAGGCGATCGCGATCGGGGACGCACTTGGTGTGCACGTGAATAGCCGGGGCGTTCGCGCCGTGGCGTGCGCTCCAGTTCCGCAGGAATTCACCAATGAGTTCTTCGACACCGGTATAGATGTCGGCACAGTCGAAGGTGGTGATCCCGGCATCTGCGAAGGCCATCATATCGGCGAGTGCGGCATCGCGCGCCACCTGTCCATGTCCGCCGGCGAGCTGCCAGCCGCCCTTGATCAGCCGGGAGATGTCGTAGCCGGGCGCCAACGCCTGGCGGGGGACGGTGGGCGAATCAGCCATGCGACGAGGAATCAGGAGGTAGCGGGACCAGCGTGACGTCGCCGTGGCGGAAGGTGGACGTGCCCACCCGGGTAATGCGAAAGCGTCCGCCGCAAAAGGGATCCGGGCAAGCGATCTCGGCGTCGGTGGTCATCCAGTCGTTCCGGTGGGTGGGGCGCTGTTTGGCCGGCAGCAGTGGAAGCAGGGCGGCCAGCGGGTACAAGGGGAACGATTGGCCCGGCGGAAACTCCAGGTTCTCGCCGCGAAGCGTGAACCAGTCACCGGCTTGGTGATTGCACACCATGGGTCGTTCGGTGGCAATCACTTCCACCTTGAGATCGAAGAGCGTGAAGGAGTCGTCGCCGGGCGTCGTCATGTCATTTGGGCTGCGGCACTACCCGGAGGTAGGGCGTAATCTCTTGCCAGCCATCAGGATAGATCTTCTTGGCATCATCGTTTGACACCGAACCAGCGATAATGACATCCTCGCCGGGCTCCCAATTGGCGGGGGTGGCCACCTTGTGGGAGGCGGTCAGCTGGAGGGAGTCCACGACGCGCAGGATTTCGTCGAAGTTGCGGCCGGTGGTCATGGGGTAGGCCAGGATCAACTTGATCTTTTTGTCCGGCCCAATGACGTAGACGGTCCGCACCGTCTGGTTGTCGGCGGCCGTGCGTCCTTCGGCGCTATCGCCAGCCCCTTCGGGGAGCATGTCGTACAGCTTGGACACCACCAGCTCGGTGTCACCGATCATGGGGAAATGCGGCGTTGCCCCTTGGGTGCGGGCGATATCGGCGGCCCAGAGGCTGTGCCGATCCACGGGGTCAACCGACAAGCCAATGACCTTCACGTTTCGCGTGGCGAACTCCGGTTCCAGCTTGGCGACGTAGCCGAGCTCGGTGGTGCATACCGGCGTGAAGTCCTTGGGGTGGGAGAAGATGATCCCCCAGGAGTCGCCGAGCCACTCGTGGAAGCGAATGGTGCCCTGAGTGGTGAGCGCTTCGAAATCCGGTGCGATCTGACCAATACGCATGGGAAGAATGTGGGTTGGGGTGTTGCCCTTCTGATGGGACCAGAGGAATGTACGGCGATGACCCGCCTCGTGTTCTCTCTCTTTCTGGCCATCACGGCAGTGACTGTCTGGTGGTTGGTGCGCGGGGTGCCTCAACCCGTCACTACCGCGATGGATGATGCACTCTTTGCGCCGTGCCCTTCGCGGTACGCGGCGGCCCGCACGGCAGGGGACTCGGCGCTGGTAGACGGGTACATTCTCAAGCCGCGGGCGCGCTTTTCAAAGGCGATCACCTGCGGAAGCGAGCGCAGCCGTCACGCTGAGGCTTCCCGTCGTTGAGGGGGGCCCTAGGGGGCAGCCACGGCAGGCCGACCCACTGGTGGGTTCGGCGTCCGGTCTAGCGTTCGGTGCGGCTTCTGCGTTGAATCACCGGACGGTCCAACCTCGTAGACATGGCCGGTGTCTCATCCCCTCGTGGGGAGACCTTTTCCCGGACCCAGACCTGTGCGTATGACTCCGACATCTTCCCTTCGACCCCTGAATATCCGGCGGCGGCCACTGCTCGCCGCAGGCGCCCTAGTTGGGGCCCTGCTGGTGAGCGGGTGTGCCAGCATGAACGCCGGCATTGCCAAGGATCCCCGCTTTCAGACCGGAGACGCTGGCGCCGTGGCGCGCGCGCGGGCTGACAGTGCGCGCTATCCCTATGTGAAGGCCGACATCGACTTCATGACCGGGATGATCCATCACCATGCGCAGGCCATTTATATCTCGCGGTGGGCCGTGGCCAATGGGGCCGATGCGGCCGTGCAACGGCTGACGGCGCGCATCATCAATGCGCAGACCGACGAGATCACGCTGATGCAGACGTGGCTCAAGGATCGCGGACAGCCGGTTCCCGTGGTGGATACGTCGGGGACCGTCACGATGCCGGCGGCAGCCGGCGCCGCGGCGGGTGGCCATGACATGAGTGCGCATATGGGGCACGATATGTCGGCCATGGGGGGCATGATGATGCCCGGCATGTTGAGCGACGCGCAGCTGAAGGAGTTGGAAGCGGCGCGTGGTCGTGACTACGATCGTCTGTTCCTGACGTACATGATTCTCCACCACCGCGGGGCGGTGACGATGGTGAAGCAACTGTTCGTCGTGGATGGCGCCGGACAGGACGAGACGATCTTCAAGTTTGCCAACGATGTTGAAGTTGATCAGAGCACCGAGATCAAGCGGATGTACACCATGATGCTCGAGCGGGGCTGGATTCCTCCGCAGTAGCCTCTGGTGCTTGCAGTTGCAGGCACGACCGGTTGTTGTTTCACTTTTCACTCTTCCTTTGGAACACATGCACTTCACTTCGTCACGCCTCGCTTCGGCGGCACTGGCTGGTGCGATGGCCACGCTCGCCGCGTGCGCGCCGGCCAAGAAGCCCCAGACGGCCCCCAATCCCGCCGCTGATCCGCGTAACACCCTGAAGGCCGGCCTGTTCGATGCGGGCGAATACACGTCGAACATGAAGGTGGTCGCCAAGGCGCAGTCGCCGAAGGGATTTCTGGGGATCACCAACTCCGATCTCGCCTTCACGGGCAACTACGTCATTCAGGGCAATTACAACGGCCCGGTCGTGTGGGACATCAGCAACCCGTCCAGCCCGCAGTTGGTGGTGGCCTACGAGTGTCCGGCGTCGCAGAACGACGTGTCGGTGTACAAGAACCTGATGTTCATGTCGGCCGAAGCGCAGAACGGCCGCGTTGACTGCAAGCCTGGCGGGGTGCGCGAGGCGGTGAGCAAGGAGCGCATGCGCGGCGTGCGCGTGTTTGACATCAGCAACATCAAGGAACCGAAGCTGGTGGCGAATGTGCAGACGTGCCGCGGGTCGCACACGCACACGGTGCTGGAAGATCCGAAGGACCGGAACAATGTCTACATCTACGTGTCGGGCTCCTCAGGCATTCGGTCCAGCAGCGAGTTGGAAGGGTGCGCGGGTGATCTGGCCGCCGCCGATCCGAACTCGTCGCGTTTGCGCATTGAAATCATCAAGGTGCCGCTGGCTGACCCCAGCAAGGCGGCCGTGGTGGGACGGGCCAACATCTTTACCGGCTTGACGGCGCCGCCATCGCACGGCCTCTCCGACGCCGACAAGGCGGCCGCGGCCCAGCAGCTGGCCACGGCGCGCGCGGCGGGGGCGTTCATTGCCAAGAATCCGCAGAGCGGT contains the following coding sequences:
- a CDS encoding ATP-binding protein, producing the protein MKAVSRQLRRVLEWIARPEGSPLEAWRQRILAALLLGVCVFGFMAYAVGVSVAVANGVFTVVIVDTLVYGLVVLITVARRWPYALRAGALVCLPALLGLFFLYNFGFVAAGFPWLLCFPIFASVLLGVGAGFWAVGVTTAILLTLGLIIPLNVMPWTAATPFAAPLWWVSSASVITLGALVAISAGYLFDGLAREATARRAAEVEADRRERLAALGTLTGGIAHDFNNLLQPIVSSAEYARRTLAEGHEAHTLLDDILITTSRARLLVRRILSFARPPQGLREIVDLGTLVGESERLLRAVLPSSVALHTNVMQTAHIMAEPAELQQVLLNLVTNASHAMQDGGVVTITVDVRLGGEDLHDTLLEQADRVVVLTVSDTGIGMSSDTLARVFEPFFTTKRPGHGTGLGLATVHATVTGLGGVMRGESTLGVGTRMAVLLPAVAPASAVATQVASHPPIIANGPAQHILVVDDEPAVLRATSRLIERLGYQVTRFATPEELLQAFDTLTPAPAMVLTDLSMPVLSGWEVAAQVHARRPALPVLVMTGNLDPGETAPEGHPGVSGILSKPFTTPELRAMLQQCLGG
- a CDS encoding aldo/keto reductase, which encodes MADSPTVPRQALAPGYDISRLIKGGWQLAGGHGQVARDAALADMMAFADAGITTFDCADIYTGVEELIGEFLRNWSARHGANAPAIHVHTKCVPDRDRLATITRSQLEALIDRSRQRLGVDTLDLVQFHWWDYNTPGWLEAAVHLDAMRREGKIRHLGLTNFDTPHVRSMREAGVALVSHQVQLSLLDRRALGDMAALCTAEHIGLLCYGALAGGFFHERWLGAPEPTEPFENRSLVKYKLIIDEFGGWEAFQALLRTMHAIATTHDTTIGAVAIRAVLDEAPVAGVIVGARHAAHLPATCAALALSLSAAERAALNAHLAAAPGPRGDVYTLERDPHGPHAGIMRYNLNTTR
- a CDS encoding peroxiredoxin, producing the protein MRIGQIAPDFEALTTQGTIRFHEWLGDSWGIIFSHPKDFTPVCTTELGYVAKLEPEFATRNVKVIGLSVDPVDRHSLWAADIARTQGATPHFPMIGDTELVVSKLYDMLPEGAGDSAEGRTAADNQTVRTVYVIGPDKKIKLILAYPMTTGRNFDEILRVVDSLQLTASHKVATPANWEPGEDVIIAGSVSNDDAKKIYPDGWQEITPYLRVVPQPK
- a CDS encoding TIGR04076 family protein, producing MTTPGDDSFTLFDLKVEVIATERPMVCNHQAGDWFTLRGENLEFPPGQSFPLYPLAALLPLLPAKQRPTHRNDWMTTDAEIACPDPFCGGRFRITRVGTSTFRHGDVTLVPLPPDSSSHG
- a CDS encoding DUF305 domain-containing protein, which codes for MNAGIAKDPRFQTGDAGAVARARADSARYPYVKADIDFMTGMIHHHAQAIYISRWAVANGADAAVQRLTARIINAQTDEITLMQTWLKDRGQPVPVVDTSGTVTMPAAAGAAAGGHDMSAHMGHDMSAMGGMMMPGMLSDAQLKELEAARGRDYDRLFLTYMILHHRGAVTMVKQLFVVDGAGQDETIFKFANDVEVDQSTEIKRMYTMMLERGWIPPQ